The DNA segment GCGCGCTGCGTCCGCCGGCGTGGGCAGGGACGTGCTCGACAGCCACGCCGCCGCGATCGCCATCGCGACGAAGCTGAAAGAGCCGACAAGGAACGTTCCGACGAGGCGCATAGACGTCTCTGCGAGAATGGCGTGACAGGCACGAATACAGTTTTCGCGACGAGGCAGCGCGAGTCTAGCGGCACTCGTCACGTTCGAACAAGCCCCCCTGCCGAAACGTCAGGGTCCCGGAAGGCTGCGGCCTTATCGGCCCAGATTATTGTCATAGTGGGTAACATTTCATTAATGCCCCCGCCAACCCCGGCGTGGGCTCATTGTGAGCATGGCGGCCCTGCGTCGGCGAACCGCGCCGCCGCGGACGCTTTGTCGCGATCGCCGGGCCGCGTGCCGCCGGCGGGCCGTGAGGACGCTGCGTGGCCGCACAAGAGTGCACGGGGCTTTGAGCGGGATCGCCCGCACGCGCATAATGGCCCGCCGGACCGCCGCCTTCGCGTTCGAACGGCGGGAGGGCGGTGGCGGTCTGGCGTGTGACATTTGCGACACTATATCTGCGCCGTGGGTCTCAGGGCCCGCCCAGGAGATTCTCATGAAAAAGACGGACCCCCGCGCGTTTATGTGGTCGGACGCCATCGACATGCTGAACCGCGCCGAACGCATGCAACGGCAGATGTTCCGGCCGGCGGCCGTGCCCGACACCGCCCCGCGACGCCACCGCGCCCCCTGCTGGGAGCCGCCGGTCGACGTGCTGGAAACCGAGCGTGAAATTCTGGTGCTTGCCGCGCTGCCGGGCGTTGATCCCGAGCATATGACGGTGGCGATCCAGAACGGCGTGCTCACCATTGCGGGCGATCGCGTGCTGCCGGCCGAGTTTCACCGCGCCGCCATTCACCGCATGGAGCTGCCGCAGGGCCGCTTCGAGCGCCAGCTCGCGCTGCCGCCCGGTCGTTATGAAGTCGCACATCCACGCGTCGTGAATGGCTGCCTCGCCATCGCGCTGCGCAAGGTTTGAAGGGGGACGGAACCATGACACACCCCGATTTTGAGACATTCGCGCCGCTGCGCATGGCGGATGGCGGCAATGCCGGCGCCGCGCCGGCTACCGACGCCAATGACACCAACATCACCGTGCCGGCGGATCAGATGATCATCCTGCCGGTGCGCAACTTCGTGCTGTTTCCCGGCGTCGTCATGCCGGTCGCGGTCGGCCGCCCGGCGTCCATCGCCGCCGCCCAGCAGGCGGTGCGCGAGGGACGGCCCGTGGGCATTCTCATGCAGCGCGACGCCAGCGTCGAGGAGCCCGGCGCGCCGGACCTGCATCGCATGGGCGTGGTCGCCAACATCCTGCGCTACGTCACCGCGCCGGATGGCACCCATCACCTGGTGTGCCAGGGCGAGCAGCGTTTCCGCGTCGAGGCCTTCAGCCGCGAGAAGCCGTTCATCACCGCGCGGGTGACCCGGATCGAGGAGAGCGGGGAAAGCTCGTCCGACCTCGAAGCGCGCTTCGTGCACCTGCAGGGTCAGGCCGCCGAGGTTCTGGAACTGCTGCCGCAGGTGCCGGCCGAGCTGATGGCGGCCGTGCGCGGGGCCAATTCGCCCTCCGGCCTTGCCGACCTCGTCGGCGCCTATATGGACATCTCGCCCGACGAGAAGCAGGAGCTTCTGGAAACGGTCGACGTCGTCGCGCGCATGAACAAGGTCTCGCGCGTGCTGGCGCATCGCATCGAAGTGCTGCGGCTGTCGCAGGAAATCGGCCGCCAGACCAAGGCCTCGCTGGATGAACGCCAGCGCGAGGTGCTGCTGCGCGAGCAGATGGCCGCGATCCAGAAGCAGCTCGGCGAGGATGAGGGCAACAGCCAGGAGATCGCCGACCTCGAAAAGGCGATCCTCGAGGCCGGCATGCCGGACGATGTGGAGCAGATGGCCCGCAAGGAGCTGGGCCGGCTGCGCCGCATGTCCGATGCCGGGCCGGAATACGGCATGGTGCGCTCCTATCTCGACTGGCTGATCGCCCTGCCCTGGAAGCTGCCCGACGAGGCGCCGATCGATATCGCCGAGGCGCGCAGGATTCTGGACGAGGACCATTTCGGCCTGCCCAAGATCAAGCAGCGCATCATCGAATATCTCGCCGTGCGCAAGCTGGCACCGAACGGCAAGGCCCCGATCCTGTGCTTCGCCGGCCCTCCGGGCGTCGGCAAGACATCGCTCGGCCAGTCGATCGCGCGGGCGCTGGGGCGCAAGTTCATCCGCGTCTCGCTGGGCGGCGTGCACGACGAGGCGGAAATCCGCGGCCATCGGCGCACCTATGTCGGTGCGCTGCCGGGCAACATCATCCAGGGCATCCGCAAGGCGGGCACCCGCGACTGCGTGATGATGCTGGACGAGATCGACAAGATGGGTTCCGGCATTCAGGGTGACCCGTCGGCAGCGATGCTGGAAGTGCTCGATCCCGAGCAGAACGGAACGTTCCGGGACAATTATCTGGGCGTGCCGTTCGACCTGTCGCGCGTGGTGTTCATCGCCACCGCCAACATGCTGGACACCATCCCCGGTCCGCTGCGCGACCGCATGGAGATCATCACCCTGTCGGGCTACACCGACTCGGAGAAGCTCCAGATCGCCAAGCGCTACCTGGTGCGGCGCCAGCTCGAGGCCAATGGCGTCGGCCCCGAACAGGTCGAGGTCGAGGACGGCGCGCTGCAGGCGATCATCCGCGCCTATACGCGCGAGGCTGGTGTGCGCGGTCTGGAACGCGAGATCGGCCGGGCCATCCGCCATGTCGCGGTCGGCATTGCCGAGGGCAGTGTCGCCGAGGCCCGGATCAGCGTCGACGCGCTGCCCGAGCTGCTGGGACCGCCGGTGTTCGAGGACGAAGTGGCGCTGCGTGTGACCATGCCGGGCGTCGCCACAGGCCTGGCATGGACACCGGTCGGCGGCGACATCCTCTTCATCGAGGCGACCAAGCTGCCGGGCCGGGGCGGGCTGATCCTCACCGGACAGCTGGGCGACGTGATGAAGGAGAGCGCGCAGGCGGCGATGAGCCTGGTGAAGAGCCGCGCCAGCGAGCTCGGCATCGACCCGGAGATGCTCGCCAAGACCGACGTGCACGTCCATGTGCCCGCCGGCGCCACGCCGAAGGACGGGCCGAGCGCGGGCGTGGCCATGTTCACCGCCCTGGTCTCGCTGCTCACGGGCCGCACCGTGCGCAAGGACACGGCGATGACCGGCGAGATCTCCCTGCGCGGGCTGGTGCTGCCGGTCGGCGGCATCAAGGAGAAGGTGGTCGCCGCCGCGCGCGCCGGCCTGACACGGGTGATGCTGCCCGCCCGCAACCGCCGCGACTATGAGGACATTCCTCAGGACGCGCGCGACCGGCTGGAGTTCGTCTGGCTGGAGCGGGTGGACGATGCCATCGCCAACGCGCTGGAACCGCTGGAGCCGGCGGATTCCGACACCGCGCCGCTGCGCGCGGCGAGCTGACGCGACCCTGCGGCCCCGGAAAGGACGTTCCGGGGCCGTCTTGCCTTCCCCCTGCCCCTCGACGGCGAGGTGCGGGGATGACGCTGAGCCAAATCGGGGCTAGACCCTTGTGTACCTTCGGACCGGCCGTTTTCGCCGGTTCAGGGGGATGAGGGCTTTGGTTTCAATGACTTGTGCGTATTTACGTAACGGCATTGCAGTGTCGGCGCGGGATGTGCTCAAGCGGCCTCGGGCGGTCACATGAGCAGCTTTTTCTCGCATTACTGGCCACACATCGTTCTGATCGCCAGTACCGGCATCGGCCTGGCGGCGGCCATTCATGCCGCGATGACCAAGGACGACGTGCGCGCCGCGATCGGCTGGGTCGGCGTGATCATGCTCTCGCCGATCCTGGGAGCCCTGCTCTACCTTGTCGCGGGCATCAACCGCATCCGGCAGACCAGCGCCGGCCGCCGGCGCGCCAGCCAGCACCGGCGCCGCAAGCACGAACAGCCGCCGGTCGCCATCGCGCTGTCCCCCAGCCTGTCGGCCATGAAGCGGCTGGGCGATTATGTCGGCACGTTTCCGCTTTCCACGGGCAATGCCGTGCAGCTGCTCGACAGCGGCGACGAGACCTACCCGCAGATGATCGCCGCGATCAACGCGGCCACACGCCATGTCGCGCTGTCGAGCTACATCTTCGACAATGATCCGATCGGCACCGCCGTCGCCGATGCGCTGATCGCCGCGCACCGGCGCGGCGTCGCGGTGCGGGTGCTGATCGACGCCATCGGCGCGCGCTATTCGCGCCCCTCCATCGTGGGGCGGCTGCGCGAGGGTGGGGTGACGACCGAGCTGTTCATGGGCAACCTGATCGGGATGCGGCTGCCCTATGCGAACCTGCGCAGCCACCGCAAGATCCTGATCGTCGACGGCGATCTGGGCTTCACCGGAGGCATGAACATCCGCGCCCAGTTCACCTCCGAATTCGGCGCCGACGACCCTGCGCGCGACACCCATTTCCGCCTTGAGGGGCCGGCGGTCGAGCAGCTGCTCACCGTGTTCTGTCAGGACTGGGCGTTCACCTGCGGCGAGGAACTGGAAGGCCCGGCCTGGGCGGAAGCCCCCGCCGGCCCGCCGCGCGGCCCGGTGGCGGTGCGGGTGGTGCCCTCAGGTCCCGACCACAACCTCGCCAACGCCCACAACATGATCATGGGCGCGCTGTCGATTGCGCAGAACAGCGTGCACATCTGTTCGCCCTATTTCCTGCCGGACCAGCAATTGATCGGCGCACTGACCATTGCCGGGCGGCGCGGCGTCGAGGTCGACGTCGTCATTCCCTCCGCCAACAATCTGAAGCTGGTGGACCACGCCATGACCGCGCAGCTCGACCAGGTGCTGGTGGGAGAGTGCCGGGTGTGGCGGGCGAGGGGCATGTTCGACCATTCCAAGCTGATGGCCGTGGACGGTTGCTGGGCCTATGTCGGCTCGTCCAACCTCGACCCCCGCAGCCTGCGGCTGAACTTCGAGCTCGACCTCGAACTCTACGATCCCGCCATCGCCCGGCAGGTCGAGGCCCGCATCAAGGCCATGGTCGGCTCGGGAAGCGCGGAGACGCTTGCGAGGCTGAAGTCGCTCTCCTTCCTGCAGCGGCTGCGCAACCGCGCGATCTGGCTCGCCTCGCCCTATCTGTGAACCGCGCCACAAAACAAAAAGCCAGCCCCGGTGAAGGGGCTGGCTTGAGGGAGACGGCATGCACAATGTCGTCTCAGGAGCGGTGAGCGGCGGGAGATCCCGCCACCCCGATCAGGCCGCGGCAGACGCCTTGGTCGGGACTTCCGAAATGGTCTTCAGGACCTGCGAGGCGATGGCATAGGGGTCGCCCTGGGAGTTCGGGCGGCGATCCTCGAGATAGCCCTTGTAGTCGTTCTTGATGAACGAGTGCGGGACGCGGATCGAGGCGCCACGATCAGCCACACCGTAGCTGAACTTGTTCCACGGCGCGGTCTCGTGCTTGCCGGTCAGGCGCAGATGGTTGTCCGGGCCGTAGACGGAGATGTGGTCATCGAGGTTCTTCTCGAAGGCCGCCATGAGCGCCTCGAAATACTCCTTGCCGCCCACTTCGCGCAGATAGGCGGTCGAGAAGTTGCAGTGCATGCCCGAGCCGTTCCAGTCGGTGTCGCCGAGCGGCTTGCAGTGGTACTCGATGTCGATGCCGTACTTCTCGGTCAGGCGCTGGAGCAGGTAGCGGGCCATCCACACCTCGTCGGCGGCCTTCTTGGAGCCCTTGCCGAAGATCTGGAATTCCCACTGGCCCTTCGCGACTTCCGCGTTGATGCCTTCGTGGTTGATGCCGGACTCGAGGCAGAGCTCGAGATGCTCCTCGACGATCTCGCGGGCCACGTCGCCGACATTCTTGAAGCCGACGCCGGTGTAGTACGGGCCCTGCGGCGAGGGATAGCCGTGCTCGGGGAAGCCGAGCGGACGACCGTCCTTGTAGAAGAAATATTCCTGCTCGAAGCCGAACCAGGCCCCGTCATCGTCCAGGATGGTGGCGCGCGCATTGGTCGAGTGCGGGGTGACGCCGTCCGGCAGCATCACTTCGCACATCACCAGCACGCCATGCTTGCGGGCCGGGTCGGGGTAGACCGCGACCGGCTTCAGCACGCAGTCGGAGCTGCGGCCCTCGGCCTGCATGGTGGACGAACCGTCAAAGCCCCAAAGGGGGAGTTCCTCGAGCGAGGGGAAGCTGTCGAATTCCTTGATCTGCGTCTTGCCGCGCAGATTGGGGACCGGCGTATAGCCGTCGAGCCAAATATACTCGAGTTTGTACTTCGTCATTGCGTATCTCTCATAGCTTAATGACCGGGCGCCGAGGACCCCTGTCGCTTTGCCGGCCGTGCGAGAAACGGTCGACCGCCAACGGCTGGTGAGACATGCAAGCACGTAGCGTGCCAAAATTCGCTACGAATTCCATCCAATCGCGCGACACTCGCGTTCGGTTGTGCCCGCATGAGGGGCTGACCACGGGCGACGCGGGATGATTCGCCAGCGATCCGTGGCATTTGACAGCCCCATGACACCCGCCGGCCACTGCGGCGTTGCAACACGCGGTGCAACCAAAGGGCCCCCGCAACCGTTGACGAATGGCGGACGATCCCCATATCTGGCAGTGCACAAAAACTAGACGGATTGTGATCCTAAAATAGGCATATTGCGCAAACGCCATGCAGGGTGTGCTATATTGCTTCCATTGCCTGACGCGGGAACGCGCAGGCTCGAGAGGAGTGCCGAGGTATGAACACGAGCTATGAACGCGAGAACGCGAATATTTACGCGTTCCCGGTCGGTGGCCGTGCCGGTCTCGCCGCGCGGCGCGTGGATGGCCGACCGATCGCCGAATTGCCCCCTCGTATCGCCGACGTCGCCTTTGGCGGCAGCTGGTATCACGAGGAAGCCGTACGCGAGGAGCGCTCTCCCAAGCGCTGAATAGCGAGAGCCGCGCGTCGCGCGACGGCTCCATGACGGGTCCCGCAGCAGGGGTCGGGTGGCAAGCCCGGCCCTTTTGCGTTCTGGGCCCGCGCTCCGGGCGGCGCCCCGCTCAGACGCCGAACACCGACCACCCCATTCGCTGCGTCAGCGCCTCCAGCGCGATGCGCCCGAGATGTGAATTGCCGCTGGCATCCAGCCCCGGCGACCACACCGCGATCGAGGCCTTGCCCGGCGCGATGGCCAGAATGCCGCCGCCCACCCCGCTCTTGCCGGGCAGACCGACGCGATAGGCAAACTCTCCCGACCCGTCATAATGACCGCAGGTGAGCATCACCGCGTTGATGCGCCGCGCCCGCTCCGCCGACACCACCGACAGGCCGGTGGCCGGGTTTCGCCCGTTGTGAGCGAGGAAGCGCCCCGCCATCGCCAGCTGACGGCAGGACATGGCGATGGCGCAATGGTGGAAATAGACACCCAGCGTGTAGTCGACCGGGTTCTCCAGCACGTCGAACGATTTCATGTAGTTGGCGAGCGCGCGGTTGCGAAAGCCGGTGCGCTGCTCCGACGCGGCCACCGCCTCGTCGATGAAGATGGAATTGTCCTCGGCAAGAAACTGCATGAAACGCAGAATCTCACCCAGCGCCTCGCGCGGCTGATGGCCGGACAGGATGATGTCCGTCACCGCGATCGCCCCGGCATTGATGAACGGGTTGCGCGGAATGCCGTGCTCGGCCTCAAGCTGGACAATGGAGTTGAACGGGCTGCCGGACGGCTCGCGGCCCACACGCCGCCACACCCGATCCCCCACCTTGCCCAGGGCCAGGGTGAGGGTGAAGGCCTTCGAAATGCTCTGGATCGAGAACGGCATGTCGCAATCGCCGGCGGCGACCATCTCGCCATCCGCCCCCGCGACGGCGATGCCGAAGGCGGCCGGGCTGACGCTGGCGAGCTCGGGAATATAGGTGGCGACGTCGCCACGGTCGGAACGCTCGCGCATTTCCTCGGCGATGTCCCGGACGACGCTTTCAAGATCGGGCACGAGGGTACCTGCTGCTGGGTAGGACGGGTTCGGGCTGCAATAGAGCATGCCAGGCCCCCACCGCCAGTGGGAACCGGCAGGGATCGCCCCGCCAACGCCCCTTCGACGCGCGTTCAGGCCGTGGCCGGCGGCGCGGGGGGGGCGTGCGGCGCGGGGCGTATCGCCAGCACGGCATCGATGTCCGGCTCGTCGATCTGGGCCGGGTCCATGTAGGCCTGGGCATAGTCACGCCACAGCCCGGAGGTGAGAAACAGGTCGAGCAGGTCCGGGTCGAGGTGATTGTCGCGCTTCATCATGCCCATGATGCGGATCGCCTCGCTGAGCGTCTTGGCCTTGCGGTACGGCCGGTCGGCGGCGGTCAG comes from the Ancylobacter pratisalsi genome and includes:
- a CDS encoding Hsp20/alpha crystallin family protein — its product is MKKTDPRAFMWSDAIDMLNRAERMQRQMFRPAAVPDTAPRRHRAPCWEPPVDVLETEREILVLAALPGVDPEHMTVAIQNGVLTIAGDRVLPAEFHRAAIHRMELPQGRFERQLALPPGRYEVAHPRVVNGCLAIALRKV
- a CDS encoding phospholipase D-like domain-containing protein — protein: MSSFFSHYWPHIVLIASTGIGLAAAIHAAMTKDDVRAAIGWVGVIMLSPILGALLYLVAGINRIRQTSAGRRRASQHRRRKHEQPPVAIALSPSLSAMKRLGDYVGTFPLSTGNAVQLLDSGDETYPQMIAAINAATRHVALSSYIFDNDPIGTAVADALIAAHRRGVAVRVLIDAIGARYSRPSIVGRLREGGVTTELFMGNLIGMRLPYANLRSHRKILIVDGDLGFTGGMNIRAQFTSEFGADDPARDTHFRLEGPAVEQLLTVFCQDWAFTCGEELEGPAWAEAPAGPPRGPVAVRVVPSGPDHNLANAHNMIMGALSIAQNSVHICSPYFLPDQQLIGALTIAGRRGVEVDVVIPSANNLKLVDHAMTAQLDQVLVGECRVWRARGMFDHSKLMAVDGCWAYVGSSNLDPRSLRLNFELDLELYDPAIARQVEARIKAMVGSGSAETLARLKSLSFLQRLRNRAIWLASPYL
- a CDS encoding glutaminase, translated to MPDLESVVRDIAEEMRERSDRGDVATYIPELASVSPAAFGIAVAGADGEMVAAGDCDMPFSIQSISKAFTLTLALGKVGDRVWRRVGREPSGSPFNSIVQLEAEHGIPRNPFINAGAIAVTDIILSGHQPREALGEILRFMQFLAEDNSIFIDEAVAASEQRTGFRNRALANYMKSFDVLENPVDYTLGVYFHHCAIAMSCRQLAMAGRFLAHNGRNPATGLSVVSAERARRINAVMLTCGHYDGSGEFAYRVGLPGKSGVGGGILAIAPGKASIAVWSPGLDASGNSHLGRIALEALTQRMGWSVFGV
- a CDS encoding DUF2735 domain-containing protein; the protein is MNTSYERENANIYAFPVGGRAGLAARRVDGRPIAELPPRIADVAFGGSWYHEEAVREERSPKR
- a CDS encoding glutamine synthetase beta-grasp domain-containing protein, with the translated sequence MTKYKLEYIWLDGYTPVPNLRGKTQIKEFDSFPSLEELPLWGFDGSSTMQAEGRSSDCVLKPVAVYPDPARKHGVLVMCEVMLPDGVTPHSTNARATILDDDGAWFGFEQEYFFYKDGRPLGFPEHGYPSPQGPYYTGVGFKNVGDVAREIVEEHLELCLESGINHEGINAEVAKGQWEFQIFGKGSKKAADEVWMARYLLQRLTEKYGIDIEYHCKPLGDTDWNGSGMHCNFSTAYLREVGGKEYFEALMAAFEKNLDDHISVYGPDNHLRLTGKHETAPWNKFSYGVADRGASIRVPHSFIKNDYKGYLEDRRPNSQGDPYAIASQVLKTISEVPTKASAAA
- the lon gene encoding endopeptidase La, with the translated sequence MTHPDFETFAPLRMADGGNAGAAPATDANDTNITVPADQMIILPVRNFVLFPGVVMPVAVGRPASIAAAQQAVREGRPVGILMQRDASVEEPGAPDLHRMGVVANILRYVTAPDGTHHLVCQGEQRFRVEAFSREKPFITARVTRIEESGESSSDLEARFVHLQGQAAEVLELLPQVPAELMAAVRGANSPSGLADLVGAYMDISPDEKQELLETVDVVARMNKVSRVLAHRIEVLRLSQEIGRQTKASLDERQREVLLREQMAAIQKQLGEDEGNSQEIADLEKAILEAGMPDDVEQMARKELGRLRRMSDAGPEYGMVRSYLDWLIALPWKLPDEAPIDIAEARRILDEDHFGLPKIKQRIIEYLAVRKLAPNGKAPILCFAGPPGVGKTSLGQSIARALGRKFIRVSLGGVHDEAEIRGHRRTYVGALPGNIIQGIRKAGTRDCVMMLDEIDKMGSGIQGDPSAAMLEVLDPEQNGTFRDNYLGVPFDLSRVVFIATANMLDTIPGPLRDRMEIITLSGYTDSEKLQIAKRYLVRRQLEANGVGPEQVEVEDGALQAIIRAYTREAGVRGLEREIGRAIRHVAVGIAEGSVAEARISVDALPELLGPPVFEDEVALRVTMPGVATGLAWTPVGGDILFIEATKLPGRGGLILTGQLGDVMKESAQAAMSLVKSRASELGIDPEMLAKTDVHVHVPAGATPKDGPSAGVAMFTALVSLLTGRTVRKDTAMTGEISLRGLVLPVGGIKEKVVAAARAGLTRVMLPARNRRDYEDIPQDARDRLEFVWLERVDDAIANALEPLEPADSDTAPLRAAS